Proteins co-encoded in one Gossypium arboreum isolate Shixiya-1 chromosome 11, ASM2569848v2, whole genome shotgun sequence genomic window:
- the LOC108472221 gene encoding protein RISC-INTERACTING CLEARING 3'-5' EXORIBONUCLEASE 2 — MGSVTQLVGAEFVMPDGTVLVSEEILDTTRLAPCLDLIWEDMIEHEDMVAGLDVTWYQYYSSDYIPLLVICTRIGCVLIRFGGFIFGHLPQSLQRFLNNKNISFVGVHIKEDVNRSIRNNLPLEIRNAVDVGELAADVLHQPHFRGLGLGRLATVVLEFPLRSRSSRMAQFYYTGFPWLEMNEIESLTTDAYAAYKLGKKLLGF; from the coding sequence ATGGGTTCAGTAACTCAACTTGTGGGAGCCGAGTTTGTGATGCCGGATGGTACTGTGTTGGTGAGTGAAGAGATTCTAGATACAACTAGGCTGGCTCCGTGCCTGGATCTTATTTGGGAAGATATGATTGAGCATGAAGACATGGTTGCTGGTTTAGACGTAACATGGTACCAATATTATTCATCAGATTATATTCCGCTCCTCGTAATCTGCACTCGGATTGGTTGTGTACTAATAAGGTTTGGTGGTTTTATTTTTGGCCATCTTCCTCAGTCCCTTCAACGTTTCTTAAATAACAAGAACATATCATTTGTAGGTGTTCATATAAAAGAGGATGTCAACCGTTCTATTAGAAATAATTTGCCACTGGAAATAAGAAACGCAGTGGATGTGGGTGAGTTGGCTGCGGATGTGCTTCACCAACCCCATTTTCGTGGATTAGGTCTGGGAAGATTAGCAACTGTGGTGCTGGAGTTTCCATTAAGGTCAAGGTCTTCAAGAATGGCCCAATTTTATTATACGGGATTCCCATGGCTGGAAATGAACGAGATTGAAAGTCTAACAACTGATGCTTATGCTGCATACAAGCTTGGGAAAAAATTGCTTggattttaa